One window of the Archangium primigenium genome contains the following:
- a CDS encoding DUF5942 domain-containing protein — protein MKKLLVFVVLLAVGVGAAYHFGLLSRLGVRVRFIPKDPALLAYFGPDTRELLVVHSTELDMPLDTKTQEELDRQVKDVHAKTGVDTREDLDSLAVTTGLAVARGRFDWARLSTYLQSEGYTLTELEGVPTAVKAQAADVALDGHYLLVGPQNLVSQALALKRQGGGLGDDSPLVKALDTIGWKHGMVGGLVSGSRLPDLMGKTGMLQSLLGAFDVTPEGLDLHGTALTGGEKQGQALLKLLELGRSVLLLTTGMETAEEQRLLADALRKSELKADAQGVVTGHIRFPHALVDATSASYAQADFSGHFQKLNQAAADEEDSPSAVRPPAPRPSVVSPPVTTGVRAAPGPVDWKPPVLGLFLLVIVLVTMGAQSRPGMFNVLFHPLYLLPFAVATMGVVVFRWTGHAGGVFDVLVRPMPEWHRLVSYPLAQPVALSAAVPLVFAVLSGVMPWLRRFAAGLGVGFSAWLAVEAFSHPPLALIPPAYTQYWYAGNALMALVLARLALPPRQAARSTRRP, from the coding sequence ATGAAGAAGCTGCTGGTGTTCGTCGTGCTGCTGGCCGTGGGGGTCGGGGCGGCGTACCACTTCGGACTGCTGTCTCGCCTGGGCGTCCGGGTCCGGTTCATCCCCAAGGATCCGGCGCTGCTCGCCTACTTCGGCCCGGACACCCGCGAGCTGCTGGTCGTCCACTCCACCGAGCTGGACATGCCCCTGGACACGAAGACCCAGGAGGAACTGGACCGGCAGGTGAAGGACGTCCACGCGAAGACGGGCGTCGACACCCGCGAGGACCTGGACTCGCTCGCGGTGACCACCGGGCTGGCCGTGGCCCGAGGGCGCTTCGACTGGGCGCGGCTGTCCACCTACCTCCAGTCCGAGGGCTACACCCTCACCGAGCTGGAGGGCGTGCCCACGGCGGTGAAGGCCCAGGCGGCGGACGTGGCGCTCGACGGGCACTACCTGCTCGTCGGTCCCCAGAACCTCGTGAGCCAGGCGCTCGCGCTCAAGCGCCAGGGCGGTGGCCTCGGGGATGACAGCCCCCTGGTGAAGGCCCTGGACACCATTGGCTGGAAGCACGGCATGGTGGGCGGCCTCGTGTCCGGCTCTCGCCTGCCGGATCTCATGGGCAAGACGGGAATGCTCCAGTCGCTGCTGGGCGCGTTCGACGTCACGCCGGAAGGGCTCGACCTGCACGGCACCGCCCTCACCGGCGGCGAGAAGCAGGGCCAGGCCCTGCTCAAGCTGTTGGAGTTGGGACGCTCGGTCCTGCTGCTGACCACGGGCATGGAGACGGCGGAAGAGCAGCGCCTGCTGGCCGACGCCCTGCGCAAATCCGAGTTGAAGGCGGACGCCCAGGGCGTGGTGACCGGACACATCCGTTTCCCCCATGCGCTGGTGGATGCGACGTCCGCGAGCTACGCCCAGGCCGACTTCTCGGGCCACTTCCAGAAGCTGAACCAGGCCGCCGCGGACGAGGAGGACAGCCCCTCGGCGGTGCGGCCTCCGGCGCCGCGCCCGTCCGTCGTCTCCCCGCCCGTCACGACCGGAGTGCGGGCGGCCCCGGGCCCCGTGGACTGGAAGCCGCCGGTGCTCGGCCTGTTCCTGTTGGTGATCGTGCTGGTGACGATGGGCGCCCAGAGCCGTCCGGGCATGTTCAACGTGCTCTTCCACCCGCTCTACCTGCTGCCCTTCGCGGTCGCGACGATGGGCGTGGTCGTGTTCCGGTGGACGGGGCACGCGGGCGGCGTGTTCGACGTGCTCGTGCGGCCCATGCCCGAGTGGCACCGCCTCGTGTCCTATCCGCTGGCCCAGCCCGTGGCGCTGAGCGCCGCGGTGCCGCTGGTGTTCGCGGTGCTGTCGGGGGTGATGCCGTGGCTGCGGCGGTTCGCGGCGGGGCTCGGGGTGGGCTTCAGCGCCTGGCTCGCGGTGGAGGCGTTCTCCCATCCGCCGCTGGCGCTCATCCCCCCGGCCTACACGCAGTACTGGTACGCTGGCAACGCGCTGATGGCGTTGGTGCTGGCGCGGCTCGCCTTGCCGCCGCGCCAGGCCGCGAGAAGTACCCGACGTCCGTGA
- a CDS encoding FecR domain-containing protein, with product MADPPARDPESLDLSAFEVPEPPPGLADRVLARLPLAPRPERRPPWRRLAAVAAVLLLALPGAWWALREFGPPHAGERDFTRRETIALGPSALAVAEPGTRLRWSLGRRGAVHVQQSVGRVFYRVETGSDFRVDTPSGQVVVRGTCFTLEVPASPASRALLSVQEGRVAVTHLLHTTEVSAGERAELLADRAPRRLPEPGSEHAGESPGVASGGPHVSRPREDASGAELESLRERVRLLEQSRPGARRPSAGAWLNPSHETLLQLAKECRLRWDAPSLQQRPHLPNAGEWAELGVTEAELAVVQDVHEAFVAWALTQLRAIYVEVTGDEDSAQVLAAHSLQYEIRDKSPELSLQQAYQRLARERAGLQSPPSDPSGMTPAERLVRFTLGLGDAYERALAEKLGSKRARELRQKNDGWLERRDSQEGCPPPGD from the coding sequence ATGGCTGACCCTCCCGCTCGCGATCCCGAGTCGTTGGATCTCTCCGCCTTCGAGGTCCCCGAGCCCCCGCCCGGGCTCGCGGACCGCGTCCTCGCCCGGCTCCCCCTGGCCCCCCGGCCCGAGCGCCGTCCGCCCTGGAGGCGGCTGGCCGCGGTGGCCGCGGTGCTGCTGCTCGCGCTGCCGGGGGCCTGGTGGGCCCTGCGCGAGTTCGGGCCGCCCCATGCCGGGGAGCGGGACTTCACGCGGCGCGAGACGATCGCCCTGGGCCCGTCCGCGCTCGCCGTCGCCGAGCCCGGCACGCGGCTGCGCTGGAGCCTGGGCCGCCGAGGCGCCGTGCACGTGCAGCAGTCCGTGGGGCGCGTCTTCTACCGCGTGGAGACTGGCTCCGACTTCCGGGTGGACACCCCCTCCGGTCAGGTCGTGGTCCGGGGGACGTGCTTCACCCTCGAGGTCCCCGCGTCCCCCGCGTCCCGGGCGCTCCTGAGCGTGCAAGAGGGCCGTGTCGCCGTCACGCACCTGCTCCACACCACCGAGGTGAGCGCGGGAGAGCGGGCGGAGCTGCTCGCGGACCGTGCGCCACGGCGCCTCCCCGAGCCCGGGTCCGAGCACGCCGGGGAGAGCCCGGGCGTCGCCTCGGGGGGCCCGCACGTGTCGCGCCCCCGCGAGGACGCTTCCGGGGCCGAGCTGGAGTCCCTGCGCGAGCGGGTGCGCCTGCTGGAGCAGTCCCGTCCGGGCGCGCGGCGGCCCTCGGCCGGCGCGTGGCTCAACCCGAGCCACGAGACCTTGCTCCAGCTGGCGAAGGAGTGCCGGCTGCGCTGGGATGCACCGAGTCTCCAGCAGCGGCCTCATCTTCCCAACGCCGGGGAGTGGGCGGAGCTGGGCGTCACGGAGGCGGAGCTGGCCGTGGTCCAGGACGTCCACGAGGCCTTCGTCGCCTGGGCGCTCACGCAGCTGAGGGCGATCTACGTCGAGGTCACGGGGGACGAGGACAGCGCACAGGTGCTGGCCGCGCATTCGCTCCAGTATGAGATCCGCGACAAGTCTCCGGAGCTCAGCCTCCAGCAGGCCTATCAGCGGCTGGCCCGGGAGCGGGCGGGACTCCAGAGCCCACCGTCCGACCCCTCGGGCATGACGCCCGCCGAGCGTCTGGTTCGCTTCACCCTGGGCCTGGGCGATGCCTACGAGCGCGCCCTGGCCGAGAAGCTGGGCTCGAAACGGGCCCGGGAGCTGCGCCAGAAAAACGATGGCTGGCTCGAGCGCCGCGACTCCCAGGAGGGCTGTCCTCCCCCCGGGGACTGA
- a CDS encoding sigma-70 family RNA polymerase sigma factor, which translates to MQPAEMPILAVLGPQTPLPRSTPSELAPAVVERARRGDADAMRALVLHHQKPVHALLYRLLVPSGRGALVEDCTQETFLRVYRALPDFQPQGAAKLSTWILTIATRLALNELRRPSLVVAVDELAALPVSSPLHADSLVERRALGQAIRDALGQLPPDQRAVLVLRELHGLEYAEIAGILDLELGTLKSRLARARAAMRTALEHHHG; encoded by the coding sequence GTGCAACCCGCTGAAATGCCCATCCTGGCGGTCCTCGGTCCACAGACGCCCCTCCCTCGGAGCACCCCCAGCGAGCTCGCGCCCGCCGTGGTGGAGCGCGCCCGCCGCGGGGACGCCGACGCCATGCGGGCCCTGGTGCTCCACCACCAGAAGCCCGTCCACGCCCTGCTCTACCGGCTGCTGGTGCCCAGCGGGCGCGGGGCGCTGGTGGAGGACTGCACCCAGGAGACCTTCCTGCGCGTCTACCGCGCCCTGCCGGACTTCCAGCCCCAGGGCGCCGCGAAGCTCTCCACCTGGATCCTCACCATCGCCACCCGGCTGGCGCTCAACGAGCTGCGGAGACCCTCCCTCGTCGTCGCCGTGGACGAGCTGGCGGCGCTGCCCGTCTCCAGCCCCTTGCATGCCGACTCCCTCGTGGAGCGCCGCGCCCTGGGCCAGGCCATCCGCGACGCGCTCGGCCAGCTGCCCCCGGACCAGCGCGCGGTCCTCGTCCTGCGCGAGCTGCATGGTCTGGAGTACGCGGAGATCGCCGGGATCCTCGACCTGGAGCTGGGCACCCTCAAGAGCCGCCTGGCGCGTGCCCGCGCGGCCATGCGCACGGCCCTGGAGCACCATCATGGCTGA
- a CDS encoding SDR family oxidoreductase → MKTPEKTTDVAIITGASRGIGRAIAVRLAHEGRAVLVNYASNEQQAAEVVREITQAGGRALAVRADVSKPDEAKHLFDVAERTWGPVTVLVNNAGVGQHQETIAQTSDALYERIMSINVRGTFNTLREASQRMPAGSRIVNVSTSVVGTLNPGYAVYAASKAAVETMSRVFANELRGRNIRVNVVAPGPAATELFFEGKSQELIDAIIKRAPMERLGTVEDMVRVVAFLVGEESGWVHGQVLRVNGGMV, encoded by the coding sequence ATGAAGACCCCCGAGAAGACCACGGATGTCGCCATCATCACCGGAGCCTCGCGCGGGATTGGCCGGGCCATCGCCGTGCGGCTGGCGCACGAGGGCCGCGCCGTCCTCGTCAACTACGCGAGCAACGAGCAACAGGCCGCCGAGGTCGTGCGGGAGATCACCCAGGCGGGCGGCCGAGCGCTGGCCGTGCGCGCCGATGTCTCCAAGCCCGACGAGGCGAAGCACCTGTTCGACGTGGCGGAGCGCACGTGGGGGCCGGTCACCGTGCTGGTGAACAACGCGGGCGTGGGCCAGCACCAGGAGACGATCGCGCAGACGAGCGACGCCCTCTACGAGCGCATCATGTCCATCAACGTCCGGGGCACGTTCAACACCCTGCGCGAGGCGAGTCAGCGCATGCCCGCGGGCTCGCGCATCGTGAACGTCTCCACCAGCGTGGTGGGCACGCTCAACCCCGGCTACGCCGTGTACGCGGCGAGCAAGGCCGCCGTGGAGACGATGAGCCGCGTCTTCGCCAACGAGCTGCGCGGGCGGAACATCCGGGTGAACGTGGTGGCCCCGGGCCCCGCGGCCACCGAGCTGTTCTTCGAGGGCAAGTCCCAGGAGTTGATCGACGCCATCATCAAGCGGGCCCCCATGGAGCGGTTGGGCACGGTGGAGGACATGGTGCGCGTGGTCGCCTTCCTGGTGGGCGAGGAGTCCGGCTGGGTCCACGGCCAGGTGCTGCGCGTGAACGGCGGCATGGTCTGA
- a CDS encoding LysR family transcriptional regulator: MDRLDEMRVFTRIVELGSFSKAAKDLRMPRATVTLAVQRLEARLGVRLLHRTTREVSVSAEGQLFHRTCTRLLSDLESAEAELAPGGAKPRGTVRVHMVGNMAANIVIPALPEFHERYPQVDVVVGTGDRPVDLAREGVDCALRGGTVDTPGLVVRRLPPMPQVTCASALYLARRGEPRTLEALEAHHAVNYLERATGKPYPLDFVVRGEPRALVLAGTLTVTESEAYIAGGLAHFGLIQVPASGVANHLAEGRLREVLAHVRPPPLPLALVHPYQRKVPPRVRVFMDWLVALLERHFGAASPARTGDG; the protein is encoded by the coding sequence ATGGATCGTCTGGACGAGATGCGCGTCTTCACCCGCATCGTCGAGCTGGGGAGCTTCTCCAAGGCGGCGAAGGATCTGCGCATGCCGCGCGCCACGGTCACGCTCGCCGTGCAGCGGTTGGAGGCGCGGCTCGGCGTGCGCCTGCTGCACCGCACGACGCGCGAGGTGAGCGTATCGGCCGAGGGGCAGCTCTTCCACCGCACCTGCACGCGGCTGCTGTCGGACCTGGAGAGCGCGGAGGCGGAGCTGGCCCCGGGCGGTGCGAAGCCGCGGGGCACGGTGCGCGTGCACATGGTGGGCAACATGGCGGCGAACATCGTCATCCCCGCGCTGCCGGAGTTCCATGAGCGCTACCCGCAGGTGGACGTGGTGGTGGGCACGGGGGACCGGCCGGTGGACCTCGCGCGAGAAGGGGTGGACTGCGCGCTGCGCGGGGGCACCGTGGACACGCCGGGGCTGGTGGTGCGGCGCTTGCCGCCCATGCCGCAGGTGACCTGCGCGAGCGCGCTCTACCTCGCCCGGCGCGGGGAGCCCCGCACCCTGGAGGCGCTGGAGGCCCACCACGCGGTGAACTACCTGGAGCGCGCCACGGGCAAGCCCTACCCCCTGGACTTCGTGGTGCGGGGCGAGCCACGCGCGCTCGTCCTCGCGGGGACCCTGACGGTGACGGAGTCCGAGGCCTATATCGCCGGGGGCCTGGCGCACTTCGGCCTCATCCAGGTGCCGGCCTCGGGCGTCGCGAACCACCTGGCCGAGGGGCGGCTGCGCGAGGTGCTCGCCCACGTGCGTCCGCCCCCGTTGCCCCTCGCGCTGGTGCACCCCTACCAGCGCAAGGTGCCCCCGCGCGTGCGCGTGTTCATGGACTGGCTCGTGGCCCTGCTCGAGCGGCACTTCGGCGCCGCCTCGCCCGCGCGGACGGGGGACGGGTAG
- a CDS encoding alpha/beta hydrolase family protein, with product MNAPHAPTPVLSVSPLVLPAPGRGVDLQVRVSAPVTGSHLPILLLSHGHGRSNHLSSLNGYAPLAHYFAAHGFVVIQPTHLDSKTLSLGPEVPDAPLYWRSRAQDMTRILDQLDMIEGAVLGLAGRVDRGRVAVLGHSMGGHTASLLLGARSKALPGGTDVTLAEPRIKAGVLLAAPGRGDALSAFAAENYSFFSTTDFSTMTTPTLVVAGDQDDSTHLTVAGPSWHADPYTLAPGPKSLLTLFGAEHGLGGVSGYDVAETTDENPARVAAVQRLSWAYLRSALYPGDPAWKDAQRALTDTAQPLGRVESK from the coding sequence ATGAACGCGCCCCACGCCCCCACCCCCGTCCTCTCGGTCAGCCCCCTCGTGCTGCCCGCCCCCGGCCGCGGCGTCGACCTCCAGGTGCGCGTCTCCGCGCCCGTGACCGGAAGCCACCTGCCCATCCTCCTGCTCTCGCACGGCCACGGCCGATCCAACCACCTCTCGTCGTTGAACGGCTACGCCCCGCTCGCCCACTATTTCGCGGCGCATGGCTTCGTCGTGATCCAGCCCACCCACCTGGACTCGAAGACGCTCAGCCTCGGCCCCGAGGTGCCCGATGCGCCCCTGTACTGGCGCTCGCGGGCCCAGGACATGACGCGCATCCTCGATCAGCTCGACATGATCGAGGGCGCCGTCCTCGGGCTCGCCGGGCGCGTGGACCGCGGCCGGGTGGCCGTCCTCGGGCACTCGATGGGCGGACACACCGCGAGCCTGCTGCTCGGCGCCCGGAGCAAGGCGCTCCCGGGCGGCACGGACGTGACCCTCGCCGAGCCTCGAATCAAAGCCGGCGTGCTGCTCGCCGCGCCCGGCCGGGGCGATGCCCTCAGCGCGTTCGCGGCCGAGAACTACTCCTTCTTCTCGACCACCGACTTCTCCACGATGACGACGCCCACGCTCGTGGTCGCCGGCGACCAGGACGACTCGACCCACCTGACGGTCGCGGGCCCCTCCTGGCACGCGGATCCCTACACGCTCGCCCCGGGCCCCAAGTCCCTGCTCACCCTGTTCGGCGCGGAGCACGGCCTGGGCGGCGTCTCCGGGTACGACGTCGCCGAGACCACGGACGAGAACCCCGCGCGCGTGGCCGCCGTCCAGCGCCTGTCCTGGGCCTACCTGCGCTCCGCGCTCTACCCGGGAGACCCCGCCTGGAAGGACGCGCAGCGGGCGCTGACGGACACGGCCCAGCCGCTCGGGCGGGTCGAGTCCAAGTAG
- a CDS encoding SDR family oxidoreductase has protein sequence MSHRDFSEQVVVVTGASGGVGAAVAEELARRGASVVLAARRAGPLGDVARRCGSQALAVVADMTKRDDVQRLFDEALARFGRVDIWINNVGRGIGRPLLEITDDDVDAMIRDNLKSVLYGMQVVTPHLQARGTGAIVNVSSLLGRIPLPPRAAYAASKAAMMSLSEAFRMELAGSHPHLRVVVVYPGRITTDFGRNALGQPTAPSARLPAEALAAVSGAPQTAEEVAHVVCDAALNARGDVYTQPDASTHVRAYQEKQS, from the coding sequence ATGAGCCATCGAGATTTCTCGGAGCAGGTCGTGGTCGTCACTGGAGCGAGTGGAGGCGTGGGGGCCGCCGTCGCGGAGGAGCTCGCGCGGAGGGGCGCCTCGGTCGTCCTGGCCGCGCGCCGCGCCGGCCCCCTGGGCGACGTGGCCCGCCGGTGTGGGAGCCAGGCCCTCGCCGTCGTCGCCGACATGACGAAGCGCGATGACGTGCAACGCCTCTTCGACGAGGCCCTCGCGCGGTTCGGCCGCGTCGACATCTGGATCAACAACGTGGGCCGTGGCATCGGCCGCCCCCTGCTGGAGATCACCGACGACGACGTCGACGCGATGATCCGCGACAACCTGAAGTCGGTGCTCTACGGCATGCAGGTCGTCACGCCCCACCTCCAGGCCCGCGGCACGGGCGCGATCGTGAACGTGTCGTCCCTGCTCGGCCGCATCCCCCTGCCTCCGCGCGCGGCCTACGCGGCGTCCAAGGCGGCGATGATGTCGCTCTCGGAGGCGTTCCGCATGGAGCTGGCGGGCTCGCATCCTCACCTGCGCGTGGTGGTCGTGTACCCCGGTCGGATCACGACCGACTTCGGCCGCAACGCGCTGGGTCAGCCCACGGCGCCGAGCGCGCGGCTTCCCGCCGAGGCCCTCGCCGCCGTGAGCGGCGCGCCCCAGACGGCGGAAGAGGTCGCGCACGTGGTGTGCGACGCCGCCCTGAACGCCCGCGGAGACGTCTACACCCAGCCCGACGCGTCCACGCACGTGCGGGCGTACCAGGAGAAGCAGTCATGA
- a CDS encoding helix-turn-helix transcriptional regulator produces the protein MRSPLSRFVEDVRAIVATDGRAQPVDRLPDGRTTLVFRALEEGRTGDVCVSGPRTRALFKNATGVTWAVMIQFKPGWSTPMLGVAANALTDRIVSVEDLWGRSGEDLRLELLAARGLPEVFDRLTRALVPRLQQAEEPASARLARRAVRLFEGEEVRVESVAERLGVTARHLRRAFTESIGIGPKEFARTVRLRRALGMATSARDWGRIAVDAGYYDQAHLITDFRELVGLTPGAFLKRADEARAARHDPLEHLGSAPP, from the coding sequence GTGAGGTCGCCGCTCTCCCGCTTCGTCGAGGACGTTCGTGCCATCGTGGCCACCGACGGACGCGCCCAGCCCGTGGACCGTCTGCCCGATGGGCGGACGACCCTGGTCTTCCGGGCGCTCGAGGAGGGGCGGACGGGGGACGTGTGCGTCTCGGGTCCCCGCACGCGGGCGCTGTTCAAGAACGCCACCGGCGTCACGTGGGCGGTGATGATCCAGTTCAAGCCCGGCTGGTCCACGCCGATGCTGGGGGTGGCCGCGAACGCGCTGACGGACCGGATCGTCTCCGTGGAGGACCTCTGGGGCCGCTCGGGCGAGGACCTCCGCCTGGAGCTCCTCGCGGCGCGGGGCCTGCCGGAGGTGTTCGACCGGCTCACCCGGGCGCTCGTCCCGCGGCTCCAGCAGGCGGAGGAACCGGCATCGGCCCGGCTCGCCCGCCGCGCGGTCCGCCTGTTCGAGGGCGAGGAGGTGCGGGTGGAGAGCGTGGCGGAGCGGCTGGGCGTCACGGCGCGGCATCTGCGCCGCGCCTTCACGGAGAGCATCGGCATCGGGCCCAAGGAGTTCGCGCGGACCGTGCGCCTGCGGCGGGCCCTGGGGATGGCGACGAGCGCGAGGGACTGGGGGCGCATCGCCGTGGACGCGGGCTACTACGACCAGGCGCACCTCATCACCGACTTCCGGGAGCTCGTCGGGCTCACGCCGGGCGCCTTCCTGAAGCGCGCGGACGAGGCGAGGGCCGCGCGTCACGACCCGCTGGAGCACCTCGGGAGCGCGCCCCCCTGA